In Aspergillus fumigatus Af293 chromosome 2, whole genome shotgun sequence, a genomic segment contains:
- the kre6 gene encoding SKN1/KRE6 family beta-glucan synthesis-associated protein, protein MFESSSTHGAKDGPRIQIRINSGQHEPITDSEDRLSKVPSHQIGRALVPGVALSPSAGTLHTVYGSSSLQDSSEFLLPPRPHRFKEEYEPYRSPAPSIRSSRRTSWSSEAGSYDTRGYPYSPFEDSSTPSRADSDENDLNTQTVAEKYNITPTDGLLLFPEPEEKDDYLHNPDPNDKEGQCDLWSRRGIMNVTGLVLLTLGFLALFIGYPVITAVKGMRDKSGPKCNPSDPLCLEVGERPLLSNIRRGLIDPDTPDSAKTKKAADGKEWILVFSDEFNTEGRTFYEGDDPFYQAVDLWYGVTQDLEWYDPDAVTTRNGVLEIRFDSFPNHELKYRSGMVQSWNKLCFSGGRLEASISLPGAGDVSGFWPGFWAMGNLARPGYAATTEGMWPYSYHDKCDAGITPNQSSTDGISYLPGMRLPACTCAGEDHPSPGKSRSAPEIDVIEASVTALNNNPNAVIGSVSQSLQMAPFDIWYMPDYEFTAVYDSHITQINSYRGGPYQQAMSGLTNLNNKWYNGTEYQVYAFEYTPGAQGEITWFVGADKTWTLDARAIGPNGNIGQRMIPLEPMAVVMNLGMAYNFAAINDTIKDYMPGIMRFDYIRIYQDPHNVSVTCDPPGYETTEYISKHPKAYRNANATTWSDAGYKWPKNSFIHGCSGAL, encoded by the exons ATGTTCGAAAGCTCCTCAACGCATGGCGCTAAGGATGGCCCTCGCATTCAGATCCGAATTAACTCTGGGCAACATGAGCCCATCACCGATTCAGAAGATCGCTTATCGAAAGTACCGAGTCATCAAATTGGCCGAGCTTTGGTACCAGGTGTGGCCCTCTCGCCGTCTGCTGGGACATTACACACAGTATACGGGTCCTCCAGTCTGCAAGACTCGTCTGAATTTCTGCTACCACCGCGCCCACATCGTTTTAAGGAAGAGTACGAACCATACCGATCACCAGCGCCTTCAATACGTTCGTCAAGGCGAACGAGCTGGAGCTCAGAGGCTGGGAGTTATGATACAAGGGGATATCCTTACAGCCCATTTGAAGATTCAAGCACCCCATCCCGAGCAGATAGTGATGAAAACGATTTGAACACGCAGACAGTCGCCGAAAAGTACAATATCACGCCTACGGACGGCTTGCTTCTCTTTCCTGAGCCGGAGGAAAAGGACGATTATCTGCATAACCCAGACCCCAACGATAAAGAAGGACAATGTGACTTGTGGAGTCGACGCGGCATCATGAATGTGACGGGCCTAGTACTGCTGACTTTAGGTTTTCTTGCACTTTTCATTGGCTATCCCGTGAT AACGGCGGTGAAAGGCATGCGAGATAAATCTGGGCCTAAGTGTAATCCGAGCGATCCTCTCTGTCTGGAAGTAGGGGAACGCCCGTTGCTCTCGAACATACGAAGAGGCCTGATCGATCCGGACACGCCGGATTCCGCCAAAACCAAGAAAGCCGCAGATGGGAAGGAGTGGATACTTGTA TTTTCGGACGAATTCAATACTGAAGGTCGGACGTTTTATGAAGGAGATGACCCGTTTTATCAGGCGGTTGATCTCTGGTATGGCGTGACACAGGACTTGGAG TGGTACGACCCAGATGCGGTAACGACTAGAAATGGGGTCCTGGAGATTCGTTTCGATTCGTTCCCCAATCACGAGCTGAAATACCGATCAGGGATGGTACAAAGCTGGAACAAGCTGTGCTTCTCCGGGGGTCGCCTGGAGGCAAGCATATCCCTGCCGGGTGCCGGTGATGTGTCTGGATTTTGGCCCGGTTTCTGGGCGATGGGGAATCTGGCGCGGCCTGGATACGCTGCGACCACAGAAGGAATGTGGCCGTACAGTTATCATGATAAATGTGATGCGGGCATCACACCAAACCAGAGTTCTACTGATGGCATCAGTTACCTCCCTGGGATGCGCTTGCCTGCCTGCACCTGCGCAGGCGAGGACCACCCAAGTCCCGGCAAATCTAGAAGTGCGCCAGAGATCGATGTGATTGAGGCAAGCGTGACTGCTCTGAATAACAACCCAAATGCAGTTATTGGCTCTGTCTCTCAGAGTTTGCAGATGGCGCCGTTTGACATATGGTACATGCCTGATTACG AGTTCACAGCTGTATATGACAGTCACATAACGCAAATAAATAGCTATAGAGGAGGCCCCTACCAGCAAGCCATGTCTGGTCTCACTAATCTGAACAATAAGTGGTACAATGGCACCGAGTACCAAGTCTATGCCTTTGAATATACTCCCGGCGCTCAAGGAGAGATCACCTGGTTTGTCGGGGCGGATAAAACATGGACCTTGGATGCTAGAGCCATTGGTCCTAATGGTAATATCGGTCAGCGCATGATTCCGCTTGAGCCGATGGCCGTCGTCATGAACTTAGGCATGGCCTACAACTTCGCAGCAATCAATGACACGATCAAAGATTACATGCCTGGTATCATGAGGTTCGATTATATTCGGATCTACCAGGATCCGCACAACGTCAGTGTCACTTGCGACCCTCCCGGTTATGAGACGACCGAATATATTTCGAAGCATCCGAAAGCCTACCGCAATGCCAACGCAACGACATG GTCCGACGCCGGATACAAATGGCCGAAGAATTCTTTCATACACGGGTGTTCAGGAGCTTTATAA
- a CDS encoding PDK/BCKDK family protein kinase — translation MPTQVPIAFPVVSIGFSGLIKRAHQAVWPVFEDDMWKPSERLMETIRHYASFPATGVSLRQMVQFGDRPSTGTLFRASQFLSEELPIRLAHRVQDLGELPDGLSEMPSIKKVQDWYAQSFEEIINLPRPTLSQEVKARLLRPGKMSGGFSKILSETTQNPSIKEGQYRSSPTNGNGNGKGHVSRRYFYPSDDQGHWPPELNDYNQRFAKTLQHIKRRHDSVVTTVAQGILEWKRKRQRLQIDSTVQSFLDRFYMSRIGIRMLIGQHIALTEQTHVRHPNYVGIICTKTNVREVALEAIDNARFVCEDYYGLFEAPKIQLICKDDLNFMYVPGHLSHMLFETLKNSLRAVVETHGADKEAFPVTKVIVAEGKEDITIKISDEGGGIPRSSIPLVWTYMYTTVDQTPNLDPDFDKNDFKAPMAGFGYGLPISRLYARYFGGDLKLISMEGYGTDVYLHLNRLSSSSEPLQ, via the exons ATGCCAACTCAGGTTCCCATCGCATTTCCAGTTGTATCAATTGGATTCTCTGGGTTAATAAAGCGCGCACACCAGGCCGTCTGGCCTGTATTTGAAGACGACATGTGGAAACCGTCGGAGAGACTGATGGAAACCATCAGACACTATGCGAGCTTCCCCGCCACAGGTGTCTCTCTCCGGCAGATGGTCCAGTTCGGTGACAGGCCATCGACAG GAACCCTCTTTCGTGCCTCCCAATTTCTATCCGAAGAGTTACCTATTCGCTTAGCACATCGTGTTCAGGATCTGGGAGAACTTCCTGATGGATTGAGTGAAATGCCCTCGATCAAGAAGGTGCAGGACTGGTATGCGCAGTCGTTCGAG GAAATCATCAACCTGCCCCGACCAACTCTTTCTCAAGAAGTCAAAGCTCGCCTTTTACGGCCTGGGAAGATGAGTGGCGGCTTTTCAAAGATTCTTTCTGAAACTACACAAAACCCCAGCATCAAGGAGGGGCAGTATCGGTCGTCCCCCACGAACGGGAATGGGAACGGGAAGGGACATGTCAGCCGAAGATACTTCTACCCATCCGATGACCAGGGCCATTGGCCACCCGAGTTGAACGACTACAACCAACGGTTTGCGAAGACGCTGCAGCATATCAAACGGCGACACGACAGCGTCGTGACCACCGTAGCCCAGGGCATTTTGGAATGGAAGCGGAAACGCCAACGTTTACAAATTGATTCCACCGTCCAATCGTTCCTAGATCGCTTTTATATGTCCCGTATTGGTATACGAATGTTAATCGGTCAACACATCGCCCTGACGGAACAGACGCATGTTCGCCACCCGAACTACGTCGGTATCATCTGCACCAAGACAAATGTCCGAGAAGTCGCCCTCGAGGCCATTGACAATGCTCGTTTCGTCTGTGAGGACTACTATGGTCTTTTCGAAGCACCGAAGATTCAGCTCATCTGCAAGGACGACCTCAACTTCATGTACGTTCCCGGTCACCTGTCACACATGCTCTTTGAGACTCTTAAGAATTCGCTGCGTGCTGTGGTGGAGACCCACGGCGCGGACAAGGAAGCATTCCCTGTGACAAAGGTCATTGTGgcagaaggaaaagaggaCATCACCATCAAAATCTCCGATGAAGGTGGTGGCATACCCCGTTCTTCCATCCCGTTGGTGTGGACGTACATGTACACTACCGTGGATCAAACGCCCAATCTGGATCCGGATTTCGATAAGAACGACTTCAAGGCTCCCATGGCTGGCTTTGGGTACGGATTGCCAATCAGTCGCTTGTATGCTCGGTACTTTGGTGGTGATCTCAAGTTGATCAGTATGGAAGG ATATGGCACAGACGTCTATCTCCATCTGAATCGGCTCTCTTCGAGCTCGGAGCCCCTGCAATGA